One window of Salegentibacter sp. Hel_I_6 genomic DNA carries:
- a CDS encoding multicopper oxidase domain-containing protein encodes MILKNYFLILLIFLGFSGYSQEELEASVEGNVDDLPVREYTLTLREEQVNKAGKPVMGMTVNGQIPGPTLDFNEGEYAIIYVKNEMSVESSIHWHGMLLPNFYDGVPYLSTPPIEPGKTLKYEFAIKQNGTYWYHSHTMLQEQSGVFGPIVIQPKEKTLEYDKEQVLVLSDWTNEKPRDVMRFLKRGTEWYNIRKGTATPLNQVIARGALGAQFDFWRQRMESADIADIYYPAFLINGEDKIEYPDFKPGEKVRMRIIDGSASTSFWMAFGGPDPLLVSADGKDVVPVKKNKTFIAVAETYDFIVTIPENGKLEFKIMAQDGSGTATAYLGQGPIVAAPDVTKPDKIGMMQQMAKMKMKMGAPALKFRPGKDERYEMKEKWGMQMDNNLQMEGMKEMDMMNMDKSNMKNMEMKKDKMDGMQMDMKKDSMQMDRSNMVGMDTEKDSKMNEASEMEDMNKTNPTAGREVMDEADGMQGMAMFSQYNYDYLKSPEKTSYDPDVPVTEILLNLTGNMQRYIWSMNGVPLSEADKIKIKGDEVTRITFNNLTMMHHPMHLHGHFFRVINENGEYSPLKHTVNVPPMQKVTIEFYGNEYGDWFFHCHILYHLVSGMARIVSYDTPRDPRLEEYPVSKLLDETDQYYSYGMIDAASHMTTLNLISSNIRNQFSFRGEYGWNKNMEVEAAYDRYLYDYLTVFGGINVENGMEDSLDEITTTAIAGVRYLTPYLFTLDVRMDSKLRPQISLSRAISIFPRTILFGVYEYQADFGWVDELPQGDNFKKEVTWSTGIEYFLSKNFSLMGSYDNRFGAGGGLSLRF; translated from the coding sequence ATGATATTGAAAAATTACTTTCTAATCCTACTGATATTTTTAGGTTTTTCGGGTTACAGCCAGGAAGAATTAGAGGCATCCGTAGAAGGAAACGTTGACGATCTGCCTGTGCGGGAATACACGTTGACCTTGCGGGAAGAACAGGTCAACAAGGCTGGCAAGCCGGTTATGGGTATGACCGTAAACGGTCAGATCCCCGGGCCCACATTAGATTTTAATGAAGGGGAATATGCCATAATTTATGTGAAGAATGAAATGAGCGTAGAGTCTTCCATTCACTGGCACGGTATGCTGCTGCCCAATTTTTATGATGGTGTACCCTACCTTTCTACCCCACCTATAGAACCCGGCAAAACCTTAAAATATGAATTTGCAATAAAGCAAAATGGTACCTATTGGTACCATTCCCATACGATGTTGCAGGAACAGAGTGGTGTTTTTGGTCCCATCGTCATACAACCGAAAGAAAAAACATTGGAGTATGATAAAGAGCAGGTTTTGGTATTGTCTGACTGGACCAATGAAAAGCCCAGGGATGTAATGCGGTTTTTAAAACGGGGCACCGAATGGTACAACATAAGAAAAGGAACGGCCACACCGCTCAACCAGGTTATTGCCAGGGGGGCACTGGGCGCACAGTTCGATTTTTGGAGGCAACGTATGGAAAGCGCGGATATTGCTGATATTTATTATCCTGCCTTCTTAATTAATGGCGAGGATAAAATTGAATACCCAGATTTTAAACCAGGTGAAAAAGTGAGGATGCGTATTATTGATGGTTCCGCCTCCACTTCATTTTGGATGGCCTTTGGCGGCCCAGACCCTTTGCTTGTCTCTGCAGATGGTAAAGATGTTGTTCCTGTTAAGAAGAACAAGACTTTTATTGCCGTTGCAGAAACCTACGATTTTATCGTGACCATACCGGAGAATGGCAAACTGGAATTTAAAATAATGGCACAGGATGGCTCCGGTACCGCAACTGCCTACTTAGGTCAAGGCCCTATCGTTGCCGCCCCTGACGTTACCAAACCGGATAAAATCGGGATGATGCAGCAAATGGCTAAAATGAAAATGAAAATGGGCGCACCCGCTTTAAAATTTCGACCAGGTAAAGACGAGCGATACGAGATGAAAGAGAAATGGGGGATGCAAATGGACAATAATTTGCAGATGGAAGGAATGAAGGAAATGGATATGATGAATATGGACAAGTCCAATATGAAAAATATGGAAATGAAGAAGGATAAAATGGACGGAATGCAAATGGATATGAAAAAGGATTCAATGCAGATGGACCGTTCCAATATGGTCGGGATGGATACGGAAAAGGATTCCAAAATGAATGAGGCCTCTGAAATGGAGGATATGAACAAGACGAACCCGACTGCCGGACGGGAAGTAATGGACGAAGCAGATGGCATGCAGGGAATGGCTATGTTTTCGCAATACAACTATGACTACCTGAAGTCGCCAGAGAAGACCAGCTATGATCCCGATGTGCCCGTAACCGAAATCCTACTGAACCTTACCGGGAATATGCAACGCTATATCTGGAGTATGAACGGTGTCCCTTTATCTGAGGCAGATAAAATAAAAATCAAGGGAGACGAGGTGACCAGGATTACCTTCAACAACCTGACTATGATGCACCACCCCATGCACCTTCACGGCCATTTCTTTAGGGTCATCAATGAAAATGGGGAATATTCCCCTCTAAAACACACGGTCAATGTACCGCCAATGCAAAAAGTGACCATTGAATTCTATGGCAATGAATACGGCGATTGGTTTTTCCATTGCCATATTCTTTACCATTTAGTAAGCGGTATGGCACGCATTGTCAGCTATGACACCCCTAGGGATCCAAGGCTAGAAGAATATCCGGTCTCCAAGCTTCTGGATGAGACCGATCAGTATTATTCCTATGGAATGATAGATGCGGCATCGCATATGACCACATTGAACCTGATATCGTCTAATATCCGAAATCAGTTTAGTTTCCGGGGGGAATATGGTTGGAACAAAAATATGGAGGTAGAAGCTGCTTATGATAGATACCTTTATGATTATTTGACTGTTTTTGGCGGTATAAATGTCGAAAACGGAATGGAGGATAGCCTCGATGAGATAACAACAACAGCAATAGCAGGTGTACGATATCTCACTCCTTACTTATTTACGTTGGATGTGCGAATGGACAGCAAATTGCGCCCGCAAATTAGCCTGAGCCGTGCGATCAGTATTTTTCCGCGAACAATATTGTTCGGAGTGTACGAGTACCAGGCAGATTTTGGGTGGGTAGATGAACTGCCTCAAGGAGATAATTTCAAAAAAGAGGTTACCTGGAGTACAGGTATTGAATATTTTTTATCCAAGAATTTTTCCTTGATGGGAAGCTATGACAACCGTTTTGGCGCTGGAGGCGGATTATCATTACGATTCTAA
- a CDS encoding DUF305 domain-containing protein produces MNSEAKNHHKTGGSNYGRFFLMLGLSFIAMYITMYLNTYEFDHVYFSLTRFYMTCLGIAAMAVIMLSLMLKMYKNKKKNIAIYVGSLVLFVSALGLVRAQRPIIGDVLYMKAMIPHHSIAILTSKRADIKDPETKKLAEEIIEAQKREIAQMKKIIYRLENVNK; encoded by the coding sequence ATGAATTCAGAAGCAAAAAACCACCATAAAACTGGTGGTAGCAATTACGGTAGATTTTTTCTAATGCTCGGGTTATCTTTTATAGCCATGTACATTACCATGTACCTGAATACCTACGAATTTGATCATGTTTATTTCAGCTTGACCCGTTTTTATATGACCTGTTTGGGGATAGCGGCAATGGCGGTAATTATGTTGTCGTTGATGTTGAAAATGTATAAAAATAAGAAGAAGAATATAGCAATTTACGTGGGTAGCCTGGTGCTGTTTGTCTCTGCTTTAGGTTTAGTACGAGCACAACGACCTATTATTGGCGACGTTTTATATATGAAGGCAATGATTCCTCATCACTCTATAGCGATATTAACCAGTAAAAGGGCAGATATTAAAGATCCTGAAACCAAGAAACTAGCCGAGGAGATCATTGAAGCACAGAAACGCGAAATTGCCCAAATGAAGAAGATTATTTATCGTTTAGAGAACGTAAACAAATAA
- a CDS encoding DUF3347 domain-containing protein — MKSKILNFGVVLLLAIALFSCVDNKGKQSVEINTPEEVKKAEEKTADIADQDFIDGMTGKIWHNYLEIKIALTNADADQVQDASQSMVASFSEERAELKAIAQQLSETSELEKQRELFASFTEKAGPMFENALSGGTIYKKFCPMAFNNEGAYWYADIEEINNPYFGDKMPNCGSVKKTIKK, encoded by the coding sequence ATGAAAAGTAAAATTTTAAATTTTGGTGTTGTTCTCTTACTAGCTATTGCCCTATTTTCCTGTGTAGATAACAAAGGGAAGCAATCGGTTGAAATAAACACCCCTGAAGAGGTTAAAAAAGCCGAAGAGAAAACAGCAGATATTGCCGATCAGGATTTTATAGATGGAATGACGGGAAAAATCTGGCATAATTACCTGGAAATAAAAATAGCATTAACCAATGCTGATGCAGACCAGGTACAGGATGCGTCTCAAAGTATGGTAGCCTCTTTTTCAGAAGAAAGAGCAGAACTGAAAGCTATTGCACAACAATTATCTGAAACCAGCGAGCTGGAAAAACAAAGGGAATTATTCGCATCATTCACAGAAAAAGCAGGGCCTATGTTTGAAAATGCACTTTCTGGCGGTACGATCTATAAAAAGTTCTGTCCTATGGCTTTCAATAACGAGGGCGCATACTGGTATGCCGATATCGAAGAAATAAACAATCCATATTTCGGTGATAAAATGCCCAATTGTGGTTCCGTAAAAAAGACAATTAAAAAGTAA
- a CDS encoding AraC family transcriptional regulator, whose product MVCNRCIKVIKNELLEAGVEVTKVELGRVVYKSKNIARDSKKLEKVLDENGFEILEGSDKILVEKVKQSLIRLLENLPLQKTGTLSSYLSKETETDYSRLSRIFSYTENITVEKYFIKLKIEKVKELIQSKQYNFTQISQLLDYTNVNYLSRQFKAETGMNLSQYKKLNNNFRNSLDQIL is encoded by the coding sequence ATGGTCTGTAACCGGTGTATAAAAGTAATTAAAAACGAGTTACTTGAAGCCGGGGTGGAAGTAACAAAAGTAGAACTAGGCCGGGTAGTTTATAAAAGCAAAAATATAGCTCGTGATTCTAAAAAGTTAGAAAAGGTCCTCGATGAAAATGGTTTTGAAATATTGGAGGGATCCGATAAAATTTTAGTCGAGAAGGTAAAACAAAGTCTTATACGGCTTTTGGAAAACCTTCCCCTGCAAAAAACGGGGACTTTATCCAGCTACTTATCCAAAGAAACCGAAACTGATTATTCGCGCTTGAGTCGAATTTTTTCCTATACCGAAAACATAACGGTAGAAAAGTATTTTATAAAGCTGAAAATTGAAAAAGTAAAAGAGCTCATTCAGTCCAAACAATATAATTTTACCCAGATTAGTCAGCTATTGGATTATACTAATGTAAATTATCTTTCCAGGCAATTTAAAGCAGAAACAGGGATGAATTTATCTCAATATAAAAAACTTAATAACAATTTTAGAAATTCTTTAGACCAAATTTTATAG
- a CDS encoding heme-binding domain-containing protein → MKTIKIIALVFLVVLVGIQFVPTNRNQSEVVPKSDFMLVNNVPKDVQDKLKVSCYDCHSNNTAYPWYNKIQPAAWFLEDHIKEGKDELNFNEWGEYSDRRKNSKLRSIISQIEDDEMPLDSYTFIHGDAKLSKEEKTEMIQYMTQLKNSL, encoded by the coding sequence ATGAAGACAATCAAAATCATTGCACTGGTTTTTTTAGTTGTGTTGGTGGGCATCCAGTTTGTGCCCACCAATCGCAACCAAAGTGAAGTGGTGCCAAAATCAGATTTTATGCTGGTGAACAATGTCCCGAAAGACGTACAGGATAAATTAAAGGTTTCCTGTTATGATTGCCATAGCAACAATACAGCATACCCTTGGTACAATAAAATACAACCAGCTGCCTGGTTTTTAGAGGATCATATAAAAGAAGGAAAAGATGAATTGAATTTTAATGAATGGGGTGAATATTCCGACCGAAGAAAAAACAGCAAACTCCGGTCAATCATCAGTCAGATTGAAGATGATGAAATGCCACTGGACTCCTACACTTTTATTCATGGGGATGCGAAACTTTCCAAAGAAGAAAAAACAGAAATGATACAATATATGACCCAGCTTAAAAATAGTTTATAG
- a CDS encoding DUF3347 domain-containing protein, whose amino-acid sequence MKTVKVSLGVMAMAFAVISTSCKNNEKNSNTTIEDAATERAVPMEENRMESSNAAQTDASLTTYLELKNALVNDDQEAAAKAGEKMVGQLKTFKTENYEQNDQQELQDIIEDATEHAEHIAESPIGHQREHFDILSKDMIDLIDIVGTSQKLYQAYCPMYNNNKGAQWLSVTKEIKNPYYGSKMMDCGEVQREIN is encoded by the coding sequence ATGAAAACAGTAAAAGTAAGTTTGGGAGTGATGGCTATGGCATTTGCCGTAATAAGCACTTCTTGCAAGAACAACGAGAAAAACAGCAATACAACTATTGAAGACGCGGCGACCGAGCGCGCTGTCCCGATGGAAGAAAACAGGATGGAAAGCAGCAATGCTGCCCAAACCGATGCCAGCCTGACCACATACTTGGAGCTTAAAAATGCCTTGGTAAATGACGATCAGGAGGCCGCGGCCAAAGCCGGGGAAAAAATGGTGGGACAGTTAAAGACCTTTAAAACGGAAAACTACGAACAGAACGACCAACAAGAACTGCAAGATATCATAGAAGACGCCACTGAGCATGCCGAACACATTGCGGAAAGCCCCATAGGCCACCAGCGGGAACATTTCGACATTTTGAGCAAGGACATGATAGACTTGATTGACATTGTCGGAACCAGCCAAAAGTTGTACCAAGCTTATTGCCCGATGTACAATAATAACAAAGGTGCACAGTGGTTGAGTGTAACCAAAGAAATCAAAAATCCCTATTATGGAAGTAAAATGATGGATTGCGGAGAGGTGCAAAGAGAAATTAACTAA
- a CDS encoding P-II family nitrogen regulator — MNEIKAFIRPERLSEVTMNLREENFCCFTVFQGEGVGDYTDSKTASPSLNFPFMHSKVIKMEIVCEKEDVDKIVNIIKVSARTGKSGDGLIYVSDVEQRIKIRTGEKESR; from the coding sequence ATGAATGAGATCAAAGCCTTTATCAGACCCGAAAGACTTAGTGAAGTGACCATGAATCTGCGGGAAGAAAACTTTTGTTGTTTTACCGTATTTCAAGGCGAGGGGGTTGGAGATTACACTGATTCCAAAACCGCTTCCCCCAGTTTGAATTTTCCATTTATGCACAGCAAAGTCATTAAAATGGAGATAGTGTGCGAAAAAGAGGATGTAGATAAAATTGTAAATATTATAAAAGTAAGTGCCCGTACTGGCAAAAGCGGGGACGGGCTCATCTATGTAAGCGACGTGGAACAGCGTATAAAAATAAGGACTGGGGAAAAGGAAAGCCGGTAA
- a CDS encoding DUF3347 domain-containing protein produces the protein MKRTMMMLLLTLLSMGVYAQHDHDNMAGHGEEMQMSPKFKDKDLGAAYEHYLLVKDALVASNDAKAAKHSMKLEKTLAKVENAETARKEASQMAGATSLEDQRDNFNALSDAMLKLVKNGKLAKGEIYLEYCPMANSNKGGYWLSNEKAIKNPYMGQKMLKCGSVKETIN, from the coding sequence ATGAAAAGAACAATGATGATGCTCCTTCTAACTTTGTTAAGCATGGGAGTTTATGCACAACACGACCACGACAATATGGCTGGTCATGGTGAAGAAATGCAAATGTCGCCTAAGTTCAAAGACAAAGATCTGGGCGCTGCTTATGAACATTACCTATTGGTAAAGGACGCTTTAGTGGCTTCCAATGATGCAAAGGCCGCCAAGCATTCGATGAAACTCGAGAAAACTTTGGCAAAAGTGGAAAATGCTGAGACGGCTCGCAAAGAAGCTTCGCAAATGGCCGGTGCCACTTCTCTGGAAGACCAACGTGACAATTTTAATGCTCTTAGCGATGCAATGTTGAAACTGGTTAAAAATGGGAAGCTTGCCAAAGGTGAAATTTACCTGGAATATTGCCCTATGGCAAACTCTAATAAAGGCGGCTATTGGCTTTCCAATGAAAAGGCGATCAAGAACCCATATATGGGCCAAAAAATGCTGAAATGTGGTAGTGTAAAAGAAACTATCAATTAA